The window accgatatactaccatgttttagcacggagtccgatctcagcccgacaggctaagccgtctcaccccgagacatacactcacaataccaccatctgcgcagcatggcgtccgatctcagcccgatcagctaagccgtctcaccacaatatcGTGTGGGTCAACATTACATCACATCTAGCTAGCAATAGTTTCATCCCGTTTAAGgggaaaacatctcaacacactaatctcatcccatataaggggaaacagtctcattACATTAACACAGAAATTtatccctcaatcactcctacaccggcatatgtagtttcggggttaggttgttccggcctacccttcctcgatggctaatcgatactcccaaagcatttgttattaaaagtatttacctctcaattcatattcttttgcatgtcattcattttattgacatcattggccataacacaatatcattcttggcacattagTTGTACTTCATAATTCAACTCACTATTCCATTTTCAATCATTATTATGGATAATTAACAAgacctttcaaattaagactttaatcacatacttgagcaaattagggtcttaggcacatataacttcttacacaattgacatgataGCTTTCTTAAAAATTTACGCTTTTAAATCCTAACGAAGTAGCACACatcccatacttaaaccacattgTCAAAcattaactcaacataacaagaatctttggaatacatattgaacgcataATTATTTCAACACAAGGCTTAGTTgataaaagttcaatttataagggcatcacgagacttacaaggacattgcgaggttcaattctaagagaagagtttagccaacataccttgcgtCGAACCTTTTTAAATTACCacaatgttccggaattcttagtttcttcgatctatttggaaatatagcaaaattgaacacaaattaggagagagtttatggttccagctcatttgtgcattttatcaaacactaggtgggtactataatttcaaggtcctcccatgatggattctttcaccccactacccaaagtctacccaatttagCTCAAGATTCTTTTCCCAACCCTTGATAGTAAATACATgcaaaaataaacaactcccatacaCAAGAATTGCCTTACTAATTACCTATTATCAATTAgaatcacgaaattgagggctatggagtagaaacttacctctaggatgaagacctagtgatttCTTCGTACAATTTCTTtaactttgagcaagaattgatggatgatgGGCTTAGGAACTCCCCCTCACTCCTTGGCACTGCCTCTCTCTAGAATGTATGTTTTTGCTTCAGAAGTGGTCCATTACtctaatatatcgaaatagggtcgggtaaaaaaaTTTAAATGGTCCGCGAAACGGGCCGCAAAATGGCCCCCGGAACTGGGCACTCCTGCCCCACtccgcggccattatgcggtcgcataatgcgctgcAGAACTTTCCTCCGGAAAAATCTTCATGTTGGTTTCGCGGTcgatgtgcggcccgcgaaatagtTTTGCGACCACATAATTGACCGCACAATGCCATCCAAACTTACCCAGTttcctgcttcactctgcggccattctgcggcccgcagagtgattctgtgacCGCATAGTGTGCCGTAAAAATGTTTTCTTCTGCCAGAAAGTTTTCTTTActcccaacgcactgttcaacccaaatttatggggccttaagaatttaaaatttaatatctAGTTATAATATTTTAATGTACTGTTGTATAAGCGATGCATTGACATATATTCTCGAAACTCTGTTTTGTTGTAGTACACAAACTTTGGTCATTCAAAGCAATTCAAAAGTATGGCATGGCCAACATGATAATAAAATGATGTTAATTACTGCAATTCTACACACATAAATTGTTAAGTAGAGATGGGAACACGTGGGGACGTGAGGggtacaaagttaggcaagggAGCTACTGTGTGAGAAATGATAATTTGGCCAAGGCACATAAAAATTTGCATGTTAGCTACAGCAATGCCCTTCCTTAGCTAGCTAATAACGATGCTAATGTTATCGGAATTAATGATTAACACGCAAAAGCAGATTAGTGCGGCATAACAACTGGATAGCATAACCTTTTTGACATTACTATATATTAAGTGGTCATTTCGTTATGAGGACTAGGAGAAATATTCCCATAAAAAAGTTTAGCATAAAATAAGCAATGTTTGATTGGAGAAATCAGAAAATATAAGTCAGTAATTTAATATTTGCCCTTCATCAAGACGCAATTTATAAATAAGCCTGCACGTTGCAATAGCTCAACCCATTTCAAATATTGCCTCACAAGTCAGTAGTGCCTTTCCTCTATCAAAAGTTTATTGTCTTTATCTCCCTTCCCCAATTCTCATAAGAAGAATAaaagattaaaaattaaattagaAAATGCAAGTTATAATTACATCCAGTCACAGGCTTTtctgccatcttcatcaactcaAGAGTCCTACATCGTTGTCTGCACAACAAGATGAGTTTAAAAAACATGGACCCGGTAAGTTACTTTTTCCTTACACGATTTAACTTATACTATCTACTAACAGTGCAAAGAAATGGAGTTTACACTAACTTGGATCCCTTACACGAATACTCCCacaattttaatttatgtgaacctatttgactaggtacagagtttaagaaagaaattaagatttttaaaatttgtggtcctaaacaagccATAACATTTGTATGGCTATAATTTTTTGAAACTTATGGTGTTAAACATGTCAGAGTATTTGTGTgcctacaaaaaaaaaattcatttaggatataattgaaaatttaagttgaaaaaaaatttcaatttaaaaagagatcatttttttttaaatagaccaaaaaagaaatatttCCCACTGCTGTATAGTACAAAATATCATAGGATAGATTGGAACTTAGATGTAAACATATTTCCCACTGCTATGGAATGGTTGATTTTTTTGGGTAATAGAATTTCAGAACATGTTGAGtcgaaattattattttttattctcCCTGTCCTGTACTTTTGTCTTTCATTCGACCCGCTTGTGAGAAGAAACCCAATCTCCAAGGGTTTAGTTTTTAACTAATTTTAATCAGAAAATTGTCTTGTTTTGCACTTTTGGTCTTTGAGTTAATAAAGAGAAAAATCACGCTTCACCTAGGTTATTcattcaaaatttcaaattttagcTTGAACAATTACTGAGAAGTAGCATTTGTCCGATTACTTTTCAGcctaaaagttttatttttgaaaataaataaaaaacgaTGCCCAGCACTACTAAAAAGTCAGGTTTTAGCTACAAACAAATTTTGTAGCTAAAGAAAAATCCGTCGCTAATCTCATTTGGCAACGGATTAGAAAcagattatcaagaaattctgtTAGTTACGACAATTTAGCGACAACAACGTTCGTAGttaattccaattttttttttgtagtgcAGCACTAATTTGTTAACCTGCACTTGCTCATAATGACTAGCTATCTTATTGTCTCTTATGCTATAGATCACGAATTATTAACCGTCAGTGGATCATGCATTgaactttcaagtttaacagtcaCCTTATAGCCGATAGGAAAGAGAGTGACCTCGCTGAGAATTTTCCTACCATCATATTAGAGGATGTACCAGCTAATTAGAACCAACTGCCAAGGCccttgcatcttgtaatagcccAGACCTAATTATCTCCCAAAGATTTTTTTTTACTCTGGTTCAACTTTTGGGGCCTCAAGATTTTGTCTTTACGTATAGGATTTAACCATAACGCACCCGCTGGTTGAATGAATCTTGAACTCGCCTTTATATGATTACTTACTTTTCCCTCCTATTTCGATGAGGAATTTTCTTAAGAAAAACTTCAAAATGAACCccctttcaagttcaacattcgTACGTCATTATAAAGCTGGCAGACCTTACTCTTTCAACTAcccaaatttaaaattcaaatatatttaGGCACTTAGCCAATAAAGTACAAAACTATCtgaattttaatatttaatctcTGAGTTTAACTTCGTACAGAAAATGTAGCTGATTTTTATCATAACAATAAACTCACCAATCTGTTTGAATTTTAGAGCCATTATAAACATGGATAGTATGGCCGAATTTAGTCTTaagaaagaaacaagaaatgTGTTTTAGATGCCTTTAATATATAATGTATAATCATAAACTCCAAATTATGttctatacatatatatatatatatatatatatatatatatatataagtctaTTATATTATAAGAAGTAGGGCGGAGTCAAGATTTTCACTAAAGGGTGTAAGCTGGGCTAAAGTGTTGTATGTATTTGGGTGACAGTTATCTATTCGTCCTCACTTGCACTCTCAGTAGTGTTAATTTGTTCTGTCGTCGATTGAGGCATTTCCAAACTTGAGGGTGACCAACCTTCAAGGCTAAGACTGCTCAATTTTTGCGgtcaatttatttttttgttattaatttcagtattaatctattttctcaatccgtatcaagttatatcacgtatccttaaaaccgcgtataaatttaattgttatccgatatTAGGATAAACAAGTAGCACATGTAAAATTATAAGCATTTGGAAGAAATATCACAGTCAATTACTTACCCCTTGTTATCTCAATAGTAGTATAACTAATTACTATGCCGTTTcatttttatttcatatatttacagGAAATTGGTTGTTCCAAATTGAAGGCTCACTTCTATATAAAACACTTCGTCTCAATTGTGCACCTAGTGATGCAAGTTATCTTGGTATGATCATTTCAATTGTAATAGATATATAATACATTAAACAATTGCCTAAGGAATTGTTTACAACCACAAAGCAAGTTTTGATAAATCAGCTACACTTTTTGAAGGTAATGTGATTAAGTACTTAGAATCTAATCGCGCAAACAACTCCGAAGAAAAGGATATTCAGGTGATAAGAAAATTATGTGCCTAGCTTGACTTCTCTCAGATTTGTGACAAAATTGTTATTTTACGAGgcaaatatatttttgaaaattattttccgaTGTTTTGATTGGTGggtgaaaatattatttaaaaaagaTATATTTGGATAAAAAGGCCAATacatttctttttaaaaaaaaaaaaacataaacaaAAAATACGACATTTGCTAAATGAAATCATAGCTGAATTGTTTGTCTCAATAGGTAAGCAGAACAATACAGATCAAAAATTTGACAGAAGAGATCAAACATATGTTGAATTCGATGGAGGATGGAAGGTCAAGTGTCTTAGCCTATGACACAGCTTGGGTTTCCTTTATTCAAAATACTACTAATAATGGAAATAATCAAAGACCTATGTTTCCATCTTGTCTTGAATGGATTATAGACAATCAACTTTCTGATGGTTCATGGGGAGAGGAGATTGTATTCTGCATATATGATCGACTCTTGAACACACTAGCATGTGTTGTCTCATTAACACTATGGAACACATGCCTTCCTAAGAGAAACAAAGGTGAACTTAAaacttatactccctccgttttaatttatgtgaactcatttgactgagcacggagtttaagaaaagagagaagacttttgaacttgtggtgtaaaatgaggcacatatattttgtgtggctataaatcattgcataaaggtaaattgtttccaaataaggaaagagatcattctttttggcacggactaaaaaagaaataagttcacataaattaaaacagagggagtatttCTTCATCTTCGTGGAAATgtgttactccctccgttcaaaTTTATATTTATCTGAACCTATATTATTAGGCATGTAGTTTTAAAagaatgaagacttttgaaacatgTAATCCTAAACAAGTCATAACTTTCtgtgaatataattcttttgaaattTGTCGTCTTAAACATGTCAAATTTGTGTGGCTCTAAAAGCCTTTTATTAAGGGTATAGtagaaagtttaagttaaattattttcaaatttgaaaataattcattcTTTTTGAACGGACTAAAAATGAAATAGATTCAAATAAACTAGAATAGAGGGAGTACTATATATTACTCAGTATTTAACATGATTTAATATTATTCTCTTCGAGTTTAAGTTATACGCATACACTTTCTCCAACACATTTACACAATCATATCGCTCAGGTATTTATAGGGAAATTTTCATGTTAAGCATTAATTTGCCGACAACTTTATAAAAATAGTAACGGATTGAATAGCCTAAATAACTTTCTAATTACTAATCTTCACTCGTCATTCACACCAAACCAAATAGTTTATTCTAGTAAATATCGAGTACTTACAAAATTTTACTAGTTTCTTAAGCTCCTTAGCTTTTAGTATCTAATCCTGTtaaatactttattcttgatcCAATACTTGTATGCTTACAATGGGCCATTCTTGTTTCCTAGgagtgatcttcatcaaagaaAACTTAATCAAGCTAGAGACAGAGGAAATTGAACATATGACTTGTGGATTTGAATTTGTTTTTCCTGCTCTCCTTGAGAACGCTCAACAATTAGATATTAACATTCCGTATGATGCTCCGGTCTTGAAGGATATTTATGCAAGGAGAGAAGTAAAGTTTACACGGTAAGTTGACTACTCATTCAGTCATTTGTCATCTTAGCATTTTCCCAATAAATTCCGCTGACTAATATTTTAAGTGACATTATCTTACACGAAAGTGGACCCATAATTTAAATTTTAACGGTCCTACATAGATAAAATACAAGAGAGATGCTAGGTATCTAAGTAACAAGTCTTAGATCCTAGTGTTCCATTTTAAAGCCATTCGAGCCTTGGCCCAAAACGGATAATATCACTAGTCGACGGAGCTGTTACATATGGTATCAGCCACTTCGCGTGcaactgtcacgatccgaaattcccacccgCGGGACCATTATggtgcctaatattttacttgataggcaagccaacgttagctatATTTATTAACcagttttaacaattcaaatcaaatgataACAATAACAACTGAATAGTATGAGATAACGTGATAAACTACTGCACAGCGTAATACAAATACAATCTCGTAAActggagtcacgaatacatgagcgtctagagtactacagATAATAGTCTAAATAAACACAATTGTTTGAATCAAAATAAACAGCAATGATgacatagaaggggacttcagggctacgGACGTCGTggagttatacctcaagtctccacaggTAGCTGAATCCAGACAATCTCATTAAGCGCTGTTGGGACCAACTTcgatatctgcacaagaagtgcataatatagtatgagtacaaccaacatcTTTTACTCTGCAAGTGCCAAGcgtaacctcaacgaagtagtgacgagtctaaggtaggccacttacaataacctatACGCAATAGTAATAATAACAGGAAATGGAAGTAAAAC is drawn from Nicotiana tomentosiformis chromosome 12, ASM39032v3, whole genome shotgun sequence and contains these coding sequences:
- the LOC117273360 gene encoding copal-8-ol diphosphate hydratase, chloroplastic-like, whose amino-acid sequence is MQVIITSSHRLFCHLHQLKSPTSLSAQQDEFKKHGPGNWLFQIEGSLLYKTLRLNCAPSDASYLGNVIKYLESNRANNSEEKDIQVSRTIQIKNLTEEIKHMLNSMEDGRSSVLAYDTAWVSFIQNTTNNGNNQRPMFPSCLEWIIDNQLSDGSWGEEIVFCIYDRLLNTLACVVSLTLWNTCLPKRNKGELKTYTPSVLIYVNSFD